The sequence TTGTATCATTCACAAAATATTGTTTAAGTTTCCTTAAACAATCTAGAAATCATGAAAACTATGAATTCTgacatatttattaaaaaagcaaACAATGTATATCTAACATATAATAGTAAGTGATATAAGTGTGTAATACAGTGGCGTAATGAATATTAAAGTGATGGAGGGTTAATCAGATATTAAGAAACTTAAACCGCTAGGTGGAAATAATAATTGCTTCTGACTTTGAATGATCTTTGTTGATTATGTTGAGGGGTAGCTAATTAAATGAGTATCGACTCCATAAGGCATTGCGTTCTTTTTCTCATTACATTCATTGTTATTGCGCTTTTTccgaaggaggaggaggaggtgtaaTAGTAATTGTACTGTGTCTATTAGTAGACTGAACTTCGACAATAATGTGAAGTTCCTTCATCCGACATATCCGTTTCCAAAATCTATATGAAATTACTTATATCTTCTTTCAACTGAGTTTATACCGTGGCTGCTTACTATTAAAGTCATGAGAGAActttaaatttttcatagaTTAAATTAGTATGGCATGAATCCCTGCCATTAAGGGAGCGCTAATGCAAGAATTTCTTGTTTATAGCTTTGAAATGTGGAATTTCTAGATGCCAGAAGCATTGGATAGTATTccaaatgtttaaaataaaatatggacACTTCAATAGAATATTACACTATGTATAGTTTTgtgtcatttttcttttacattagcGATAAATTATAAGTTACTTAAATTTTTGTATCCTTTGAGTATTCTTAAACATTTAAATTTGCATAGtatcttttaatttatcttttGAAAAAATCTTGAAACTAATAGACGGGTTTTctgtcaatttatttttatactcaAACATTTTGAAGCTTCTTTAAATCTAGTTTTCACATTTgtagaattttatattaatataaatttataaatcttatataaataatatgcaTAACAATATaacgatataaataaaaatttgcaaaaattaataatctagtTTAAAATTCAAGGTATTTTAAAtcttaaaaaacaatttttttaaataattgtaaaatgtaaaagTACGTAATATACAAGAtaagtacatatgtatgtataaaagtattttatactttgttaGTAAAGAATGTACATATTacgaatataaataatatttaagttgtatatttataaatatcttgattgttGAAAAAATACTGAATATACACGTATTAATAGCAgtactaaataaaaaaaaaatataagaaatactGAATTATAAACTACATGCTTGATAATAACAACAGTGATCGctattacatttttaaaatgtatCATCTGTTTATCATAAAAGTATGTGAATATTGCTTTAAAGTACATTCAATTGAAATTACATTTGAATTAATAAGTAACTGAACATTTCGCGCCAATGACTGGTAACGCTTTGAAAAGCATTTCTGTAGTATTTTGAAAGTGGGGGGGAAACTTGGAACTTATATAAAACAATTACTTATTAGATGGTGCGACTTTGTGAATCGCTGTGGTTGGTTGTGGTTTGATTTTTTAGGTTACACGTATGTTATATATGCTGTTTACATTTAATTAAGATCGTGAACGTGtatcgttttaattaaataaaattgtgagCATAATATTCATGTGAAAGTATACAAAAAAAACGAAACcagtttgtatttatttttggtTCAACAGCTGTacctaattatatttaaatttgtaagcGTTTAACGTACACTCGCAGTAAAATTTCTTGTCAACAATATAACGAAAGATCATGCATAAATCTTATCTTTATCTTTCATATAAACTAATTACGTTGAAtggaaattctttttatttttgaagaaatcGATAGATCAAGTATGTCTGCATCACCGATTGCAAAGCAAGCTACCCAGAGCCAAAATATCCCTTCAAAACGGATCGTGATCAATGATTCTAGTCAATTGCCTGCTGATTATTCATCGACTCCTGGCGGAACGCTTTTTTCAACTACACCTGGAGGTCAGTACctactttgaatttttcaatacaaAGGTATATTTGAAACATTATTGATATACTACACATACATGTAAACtatattaaaatgtaatatataaattagTAAATTGTTAGCTGAATGATTTAAATTTATTGATCATTGTAATTGATATGTACATTTTTAAGTCAAAGTATGATTAGATAATCTGTTTTCTATCTTCTGATATGGTAAATACATGCCACTTGTGCATATTATTAAACCTTGTTGCCTAGGGTTTGTAAACATCAttgatttcaaaatttatttaccatcaagtaatttcaatataaaaGCACACTTTTCATTGTATACATATCTTTTTATCTAACCAAGTGATGATGGAATATATAAGAAATATGAAGTACAGTGTAAATGAAAAGGTTTTGTTTAAACAATTCATTAcatatacctctattatgttagaaTATTTTTACACTTATGTGTGTTTATAGTTTTAAGATTTATAAATATTGCGTTATGATGTATATAATAAGTTtctatcattattaatattattctgaattattaaacaatttaacCAAAAGAGAGATGTTAAGTAAATCACATttatatacttgatgtcacgagagtccgtaactgcgaaaagaccagttttcgttcttttctgcgcattgtcgctctgattggcgatacttccagcggaagtggaaagcgattggcggatcgctttcccccaccatctttcaacctacgcgcttagttatggactctcgtgacatcaagtataagtATTTGGATTAGTTATCAACATAATCTATGCAAATTATACGTAGGTACCCGTATAGTTTATGAACGTGAGTTTTTGATGAATTTACGAAATTCACCTATATCACGAACACCGCCGCGAAATATGCCATCTTTTGCAACGGAATTATTAAAGAATGCTTCAACAAATGTTGTAACATCTGCAAAACCTCAAATTAACAAAGGTGAATATATGTTTTATTGATTTTAGTagatcttttcatttttttttttttcatgtttttggtaaaattttgttgttttagttttatgtataaaaacattatcaaaaaaaataatgtattatttttgaTACCACTTTTATCATTAATGTTACAGATACTCCAATAATTGAGGAATCTGCAGAACAGTTTGAA comes from Osmia lignaria lignaria isolate PbOS001 chromosome 8, iyOsmLign1, whole genome shotgun sequence and encodes:
- the Thor gene encoding eukaryotic translation initiation factor 4E binding protein thor encodes the protein MSASPIAKQATQSQNIPSKRIVINDSSQLPADYSSTPGGTLFSTTPGGTRIVYEREFLMNLRNSPISRTPPRNMPSFATELLKNASTNVVTSAKPQINKDTPIIEESAEQFEMDM